The Chlorogloeopsis sp. ULAP01 genome window below encodes:
- a CDS encoding S-layer family protein, with protein MLLNYAVLFGNYVSNTKKDINRRSPAYRQPISVKYRWQIGYAWRSLFFFTLPLAIISSLAPICSATAQIVEDSSLDATGRTSITRDVLIRGITSDRIDGGTTRGSNLFHSFAEFNVGANRGVYFSNPAEIENILTRITGTNRSNILGRLGVLGNANLFFINPNGIVFGPNARLDIGGSFIGSTADSILFNDGSLFSTKIAESTPLLTVSIPVGLQMRAKPESIAVQGAGGFLSSLRGLGLIVPPGKTLSLVGGDINLDGAFLNAPGGRIELGSVAGNSLVNLSPTNQGWTVNYQGVTNFGNIQISRSFVDISIEDNSGIPVLAEKGNIAIRASQLDIGRASVVRANTFTSAPGGDISIDVQKFTIREGAIVSSRAFDSGTAGNLTVNASEEVQVIGTSASGLFASSLTTSSEEGATGAAGNLTINTSKLLVRDGAVITTDTFGAGKGGNLTVNATEEIQIIGTSPRGQSPTKLSTSALPGSTGTAGDLTINTATLIVRDGAQIGAGTFGAGNGGNLTVNASNKVLLAGISVTGQFPSGLFTSAQPGSTGTAGDITVNTPTLQIQDGAGISVRSRGQGFAGNLNINADSLRLENKGTITAEASSGSGGDIYLNVQDYLLMVGESIISATALDGNGGNIFINDNPNYRGFLIAPPNENSDITANAGSGQGGKVTINSAGIFGFVPRSRQDLERLRPNDLDPRQIPTNDITAVSQQNPSLSGTVTLNTPEVDPSRGLVELPETVVDPQDQIAQNPCQRGSGSEFIITGRGGLPPNPNEMLSNDNIRVDWVEPVGSRGNSQSIKINHSSTQLSAKKIVPAQGWVFNQKGDVVLTAYNPTATNLPQRTSSKTTAACPAPF; from the coding sequence ATGTTACTTAATTATGCGGTTTTGTTCGGGAATTACGTAAGCAATACAAAGAAAGATATTAACAGACGATCGCCTGCATATCGTCAACCAATTTCAGTTAAATACCGTTGGCAAATAGGATATGCTTGGCGATCGCTCTTTTTCTTCACCTTACCTCTAGCTATCATCAGCAGTCTTGCACCAATATGTTCTGCCACAGCCCAAATTGTTGAAGATAGCAGTCTCGATGCTACAGGCAGAACGAGCATTACTCGTGATGTTTTAATTAGGGGTATAACAAGTGATCGCATAGATGGCGGCACTACTCGCGGCTCAAATCTGTTCCACAGTTTTGCGGAATTCAATGTCGGTGCAAACAGAGGAGTTTATTTTTCCAATCCGGCTGAGATTGAAAATATTCTCACTCGCATTACAGGTACAAATCGCTCGAATATTCTGGGAAGACTAGGTGTCTTAGGTAATGCTAATCTTTTTTTCATTAATCCGAACGGAATTGTATTTGGCCCCAATGCCCGCTTAGATATTGGTGGATCATTTATTGGCAGTACTGCGGATAGCATCCTATTTAACGATGGTTCCTTGTTTAGCACCAAAATTGCTGAGAGCACACCACTGTTGACTGTTAGTATACCCGTGGGTTTGCAAATGAGAGCAAAACCAGAAAGTATTGCCGTGCAAGGGGCTGGTGGTTTCCTCAGTAGTTTGCGGGGGCTTGGTTTGATCGTACCTCCTGGTAAAACTTTGTCACTTGTGGGTGGAGACATAAACTTAGACGGTGCTTTTCTTAATGCTCCAGGAGGACGAATTGAACTGGGTAGTGTTGCAGGAAATAGTCTAGTTAATTTAAGCCCAACAAACCAAGGCTGGACAGTAAATTATCAAGGTGTGACAAATTTTGGGAATATCCAAATTTCGAGGAGCTTTGTGGATATTAGCATTGAAGATAACAGTGGTATCCCAGTCCTAGCAGAGAAAGGTAACATCGCTATCCGTGCTTCCCAGTTAGATATAGGCAGAGCCTCTGTTGTCAGAGCCAATACCTTTACCTCTGCACCTGGCGGAGATATTAGTATTGATGTTCAAAAATTTACTATACGAGAAGGTGCGATCGTATCCAGCCGAGCGTTTGACAGTGGCACAGCAGGAAATTTGACAGTAAACGCTTCAGAGGAAGTACAAGTAATTGGCACTTCAGCCAGTGGTTTATTTGCTAGTAGTTTGACTACTTCATCTGAGGAAGGAGCCACAGGCGCAGCAGGAAATCTAACTATTAATACAAGTAAGTTACTAGTTCGGGATGGGGCAGTAATAACAACTGATACTTTTGGTGCAGGCAAAGGGGGAAACTTAACAGTAAATGCTACAGAGGAAATACAAATCATAGGTACCTCACCCAGAGGTCAATCTCCCACTAAGCTCTCTACTTCAGCACTTCCAGGCTCAACAGGAACAGCTGGTGACTTGACAATCAACACAGCCACTTTAATAGTACGCGATGGAGCACAGATTGGTGCTGGCACTTTTGGCGCAGGTAACGGGGGCAATCTAACAGTAAATGCCTCTAACAAAGTGCTATTAGCTGGTATCTCTGTCACAGGTCAGTTTCCTAGTGGCTTATTCACTTCAGCACAACCAGGTTCAACAGGAACGGCGGGAGACATAACAGTTAACACTCCTACTTTACAAATTCAAGACGGAGCAGGAATATCTGTGAGAAGTCGAGGACAAGGCTTTGCAGGAAATCTCAACATCAATGCAGATTCTCTCCGCTTGGAGAATAAGGGAACCATAACAGCCGAAGCCAGTTCAGGAAGTGGTGGTGATATCTATTTAAATGTGCAAGATTACCTGCTGATGGTAGGTGAAAGTATTATCTCTGCTACCGCACTCGATGGTAATGGTGGCAATATTTTTATCAATGACAACCCAAATTACCGAGGCTTTTTAATTGCCCCACCCAACGAAAACAGTGATATCACTGCTAATGCTGGCAGTGGGCAAGGAGGTAAAGTGACGATCAACTCTGCTGGCATTTTTGGATTTGTACCTCGCAGTCGCCAAGACTTAGAAAGGTTGCGTCCAAATGATTTAGATCCAAGACAGATACCAACCAACGATATCACTGCTGTTTCACAACAAAATCCGAGCTTGAGTGGTACTGTGACTCTCAACACTCCAGAAGTTGATCCTAGTCGCGGTTTAGTGGAATTACCAGAGACTGTCGTAGATCCCCAAGATCAGATCGCCCAAAATCCCTGTCAAAGAGGTAGTGGTAGCGAATTTATCATCACTGGACGTGGTGGTTTACCACCTAATCCGAATGAAATGCTCAGTAATGACAATATTCGTGTTGATTGGGTAGAGCCTGTCGGCAGTAGAGGTAATTCTCAAAGTATAAAAATTAATCACTCATCTACTCAGCTGAGTGCCAAAAAGATTGTTCCCGCTCAAGGATGGGTGTTCAATCAAAAAGGTGATGTAGTTCTCACAGCCTACAACCCCACTGCTACTAATCTTCCCCAGCGCACTTCTTCTAAAACTACTGCGGCTTGCCCCGCACCTTTTTAA
- a CDS encoding filamentous hemagglutinin N-terminal domain-containing protein, whose translation MKSTWSLFFTTLSLTILGSLAPICSATAQITPDSTLGNESSTVSPLNTNIDIINGGATRGSNLFHSFQEFNVGENRAAYFSNPNGITNILTRVTGGNPSNIQGILGVVDTNLNLSTANLFLINPNGINFGPNAQLVLGGSFFGSTASSIVFDNGVEFSAANPPASVLTVNIPVGLRFRDNPRDITTNRSVVGDSVFRSILQVQPGKTLALVGGNVSLDGGILFAPGGRIEVGGLSTAGTVGINPDGSLSFPDGVARGDVFFKNNAIAFVAGAGGGDIAVNTRNLDILGLSRLFAGIETNSGIADPKAGDITLNATGTIRLEEASLIRNNVYPNATGNAGNINVIANSLLVTGGGQLISSTFGKGDAGNITINADIVTFDANVNQGFPSAAFSTIEPGGEGKGGDISITARSLSLTNGGELNTFVREASTTAAGGIGDAGNVKLNISDTIKIAGVSNNGIRSGIFSNLGNGGTGKAGNIEIFTGSLFVTDGGQISSNTAGKGDAGNITINADTVSFDRTDNQGFASAAFSIIEAGGEGKGGDISITARLLSLTNGGNLNTFVREATTTATNGIGNAGNVKLNISDTIKIAGISDKLAPNDVFARSGIFSNLGGGAKGKAGNIDINAGSLLVTDGGLISSNTAGEGNAGNISIDTRESVLVTGGGQITSNTFAKGDAGNITINATDTVSFDGTDNQGFPSAVFSTIEPGGEGKAGDVNITAKSLSLTNGGELNTFVREGGSGIGNAGNVKLNISDQIKISGISDKPDPNDIFARSGIFSGVGSGATGKAGNIEIFTGSLFVTDGGQISSNTAGKGDAGNITIKATDTVSFDGTDKIFAFPSAAFTTVEAGGEGKGGDISITARSLSLTNGGQLNTFVREATDTDPGGVGDAGDVKLNISDTIQIAGISDKPQPNQIFNRAAIFSSVERGAKGNAGDIEIIAGSLFMSDGGLLFASTVGEGDAGKIKINARSLSLKNGAQISTNSDVENRQAGDIEITTTKDIRLDNRASITAQTRGGQGNIILRSRDLIMRRNSNISTNATGIATGGNIDITTGNLIALENSDISARAEESFGGRIIITADSIFGTQFREDFTPESDIIASSQLGPQFSGTVQINTPDVDPSRGLVELPETVVDPQDQIAQNPCQKLGGSEFIITGRGGLPPSPNESFSSDNVRVDLVQPAVTSSNVQSATINQPTISSTTNTQKVVPAQGWVFNKKGDIVLTAYDPAATNLPQRTSSKTTASCPAPF comes from the coding sequence ATGAAATCAACTTGGTCATTATTTTTTACTACTTTATCTCTAACAATTTTGGGCAGTCTTGCACCAATATGTTCTGCCACAGCACAAATTACACCAGATAGCACTCTAGGTAATGAAAGTTCAACGGTAAGTCCCCTGAATACTAATATTGACATCATTAATGGTGGTGCTACTCGCGGCTCAAATTTGTTTCACAGTTTTCAGGAGTTTAATGTCGGTGAAAATAGAGCAGCCTATTTTTCCAATCCTAATGGTATTACCAATATTCTGACGCGAGTTACTGGTGGCAATCCCTCAAATATTCAGGGAATACTGGGTGTTGTTGATACCAATCTAAATTTAAGTACAGCAAATCTGTTTTTGATAAATCCCAACGGAATAAACTTTGGTCCAAATGCTCAATTAGTTTTGGGTGGCTCATTTTTTGGCAGTACAGCCAGCAGTATAGTATTTGACAATGGAGTTGAATTTAGTGCTGCCAACCCGCCAGCATCTGTGTTGACTGTGAATATTCCTGTGGGTTTGCGGTTTCGGGATAATCCAAGGGACATCACTACTAATCGTTCTGTAGTGGGTGATAGTGTTTTTCGTAGCATTCTTCAAGTGCAACCAGGCAAGACTTTAGCACTGGTAGGCGGTAATGTTAGCTTAGATGGCGGAATTCTTTTTGCACCAGGAGGAAGAATTGAGGTAGGGGGATTGTCAACAGCAGGAACAGTAGGAATAAATCCTGATGGCAGTCTGAGTTTTCCCGATGGTGTAGCGCGAGGGGATGTGTTTTTTAAAAATAACGCGATCGCCTTTGTAGCTGGTGCTGGTGGTGGTGATATTGCAGTTAATACACGAAATCTAGATATATTAGGACTCAGTAGACTTTTTGCTGGCATAGAAACGAATTCGGGAATAGCAGACCCAAAAGCAGGCGATATTACCCTTAATGCAACAGGTACGATCAGGCTTGAGGAAGCCAGTCTCATACGGAATAATGTTTATCCTAATGCTACAGGTAATGCTGGAAACATCAACGTCATAGCAAATTCACTATTGGTGACTGGTGGAGGACAACTGATTTCCAGCACCTTTGGCAAGGGGGATGCGGGCAACATCACAATCAATGCTGATATAGTTACCTTTGATGCCAACGTTAACCAAGGATTTCCTAGTGCAGCCTTCAGCACAATTGAACCTGGAGGTGAGGGTAAAGGAGGAGACATTAGCATTACTGCTAGATCACTCTCATTAACTAATGGTGGTGAGTTGAATACCTTTGTACGTGAAGCTTCAACAACAGCAGCTGGAGGCATTGGTGATGCCGGAAATGTGAAGCTGAATATCAGCGATACTATAAAAATTGCAGGAGTTAGTAATAATGGCATCCGCAGTGGGATCTTTAGTAATCTGGGTAATGGGGGAACAGGCAAAGCTGGAAATATCGAAATTTTTACAGGGTCACTTTTCGTCACTGATGGAGGGCAAATCAGTTCCAACACCGCAGGCAAGGGGGATGCTGGCAATATCACAATTAATGCTGATACTGTCTCTTTTGATCGCACAGATAATCAAGGATTTGCCAGTGCAGCCTTCAGTATCATCGAAGCAGGAGGTGAGGGTAAAGGAGGAGATATTAGCATTACTGCCAGGTTACTCTCGCTGACCAATGGAGGTAATTTAAATACCTTTGTGCGTGAAGCAACTACAACAGCTACTAATGGTATTGGTAATGCTGGAAATGTAAAGCTCAACATCAGCGATACTATAAAAATAGCAGGAATAAGTGACAAACTTGCCCCTAATGACGTCTTTGCCCGCAGTGGGATATTTAGCAATTTAGGAGGCGGGGCGAAGGGCAAAGCAGGCAACATAGATATCAATGCGGGATCGCTCTTGGTGACTGATGGCGGGCTAATTAGTTCCAACACCGCAGGTGAAGGGAATGCAGGTAATATCAGTATTGACACTAGGGAATCTGTGCTGGTAACTGGTGGAGGACAAATTACTTCCAACACCTTTGCAAAGGGAGATGCAGGCAATATCACAATTAATGCCACCGATACTGTCTCTTTTGATGGCACAGATAACCAAGGATTTCCCAGTGCAGTTTTCAGCACCATCGAACCAGGAGGTGAGGGTAAAGCAGGGGACGTCAATATTACAGCTAAATCGCTCTCACTAACTAATGGCGGTGAGTTAAATACTTTTGTGCGTGAAGGTGGTAGCGGTATTGGTAATGCCGGAAATGTGAAGCTCAACATCAGCGACCAAATCAAGATTTCAGGAATAAGTGACAAACCCGATCCCAATGACATCTTTGCCCGCAGTGGAATTTTTAGCGGTGTCGGTAGTGGGGCAACGGGCAAAGCTGGAAACATCGAGATTTTCACAGGGTCACTTTTTGTCACTGATGGAGGGCAAATTAGTTCCAACACTGCAGGCAAGGGAGATGCGGGCAACATCACAATTAAAGCCACCGATACAGTCTCTTTTGATGGTACAGACAAAATCTTTGCATTCCCCAGTGCAGCCTTTACTACTGTGGAAGCAGGAGGTGAAGGTAAAGGAGGAGATATTAGCATTACAGCTAGGTCGCTCTCACTAACTAATGGTGGTCAGTTAAATACCTTTGTGCGTGAAGCTACCGATACAGATCCTGGTGGTGTTGGTGATGCCGGAGATGTGAAGCTAAATATTAGCGATACGATCCAAATTGCAGGAATAAGCGATAAACCTCAACCGAATCAGATCTTTAACCGCGCTGCTATCTTTAGCAGTGTAGAAAGAGGGGCAAAAGGCAACGCTGGCGACATCGAGATTATTGCAGGGTCACTTTTTATGAGTGATGGAGGGCTATTGTTTGCCAGCACGGTCGGTGAAGGGGATGCTGGCAAAATCAAGATTAACGCCCGATCGCTATCACTGAAGAATGGCGCTCAAATAAGTACCAACAGTGATGTGGAGAATCGCCAAGCAGGGGATATAGAAATCACAACTACTAAAGATATCCGACTGGACAATCGAGCGTCAATCACTGCCCAAACTAGAGGGGGTCAAGGCAACATCATCCTCCGCTCCCGCGACCTAATCATGCGCCGCAACAGCAATATCTCTACTAATGCTACAGGTATAGCTACGGGTGGCAATATAGATATTACAACAGGCAACCTTATAGCCTTAGAAAATAGCGATATCAGCGCTAGAGCAGAAGAAAGCTTTGGGGGCAGGATTATCATTACGGCAGATAGCATCTTTGGCACCCAGTTCCGAGAGGATTTCACGCCAGAGAGCGATATCATCGCCTCATCCCAATTGGGGCCGCAGTTCAGTGGTACGGTACAAATTAATACCCCAGATGTTGATCCCAGTCGCGGGTTAGTGGAATTACCAGAGACTGTAGTAGATCCTCAAGATCAGATCGCTCAGAACCCCTGTCAAAAACTTGGTGGTAGTGAATTTATCATCACTGGACGTGGTGGTTTACCACCTAGCCCCAATGAAAGCTTCAGCAGCGACAATGTTCGGGTTGATTTGGTACAACCTGCTGTCACTAGCAGTAATGTCCAAAGTGCAACTATCAACCAACCGACAATTTCTTCTACTACCAATACTCAAAAAGTTGTCCCTGCGCAAGGATGGGTGTTCAACAAAAAAGGCGATATAGTTCTTACAGCCTACGATCCCGCTGCTACTAATCTTCCCCAGCGCACTTCTTCTAAAACTACTGCGTCTTGCCCCGCACCTTTCTAA
- a CDS encoding ShlB/FhaC/HecB family hemolysin secretion/activation protein, translated as MGRQSLKLNLTISLLTLKVLMSFYTGKTLAVNLATEPLKVKGLFAKVDNINSQIQTKVKKDRNSLIAAQIRNSQDVIAGNRNENNFLGHKYQILTPTQNSTAPTWVVAQLPNPITPTPPPPIQPIPTPEPSPTPPLEQTPPPAIESTPRPEIPGSVTIKQFEFEGNTAFSDKKLSEATANFLNRPLSFTELLQVENIITKLYTEAGYINSGAVIPANQTLSKEGAIVKIQIIEGGIEDIRVAGTRRLNPSYVRSRIALGTSKPLNRNRLLEALQLLQLNPLIKNLSAELSAGSRPELSLLEVTVQETDSFRTEFFVDNGRVPSVGSFRRGIILNEENLSDLGDRFNFQYTNTDGSNTYDLSYTLPFNPRNGTFTIAGGITDTDVIEPPFDRIDITGDSFYLDFGVRQPIFQTPTQELALGLTFSRQQSQTKLQGEDFPLSAGAEDNGETRISALRFIQEYTQRSPQQVFAVRSQLSLGVGWFNATVNEDPPDSRYFSWRGQGQYVRLLAPDTLLVLRSDLQLATRPLVPLEQFAIGGLQSVRGYRQDRLLTDSGFFTSAEVRFPVLRVNEVQGLLQVVPFVDFGVGWNSSDSPSPDPDPNTLIGAGVGLLWQMGNNFNARIDYGIPLVSADDSDRTLQEQGLYFSINYSPF; from the coding sequence ATGGGTAGGCAGTCTTTGAAACTAAATTTAACCATTTCTTTGTTGACTTTGAAGGTATTAATGTCCTTCTATACTGGCAAAACATTGGCTGTTAACTTAGCGACTGAACCTCTCAAAGTTAAAGGCTTATTCGCTAAAGTTGATAATATAAATAGCCAGATACAGACCAAAGTCAAAAAAGATAGAAACAGCTTAATTGCTGCACAAATTAGAAATAGTCAGGACGTAATAGCAGGAAATAGGAACGAAAATAATTTTTTAGGTCATAAATACCAGATCTTAACTCCTACTCAAAATAGTACAGCACCGACTTGGGTTGTGGCGCAACTTCCCAATCCTATTACTCCCACACCACCTCCACCAATACAACCCATTCCGACACCAGAACCATCACCAACACCTCCTCTAGAACAAACTCCTCCTCCAGCCATAGAATCTACACCCCGTCCTGAAATTCCTGGAAGCGTCACCATTAAACAATTTGAGTTTGAAGGAAATACAGCATTTAGCGACAAAAAGTTAAGTGAAGCAACAGCCAATTTTCTAAACCGCCCACTCTCCTTCACCGAACTCCTACAAGTTGAAAATATTATTACCAAGCTTTACACCGAGGCGGGCTATATCAATTCTGGTGCTGTAATTCCAGCGAATCAAACTCTATCAAAGGAAGGAGCAATTGTCAAAATTCAAATTATTGAAGGTGGAATAGAAGATATTCGAGTGGCAGGTACGAGGCGGTTGAACCCCAGCTATGTACGCAGTCGCATCGCCCTTGGCACCTCTAAACCTTTAAATCGCAATCGTCTTCTAGAAGCATTGCAACTATTACAACTTAACCCTTTAATTAAAAATCTTTCTGCTGAGTTATCTGCGGGATCGCGTCCAGAACTAAGTTTGTTAGAAGTCACAGTTCAAGAAACGGACTCTTTTCGGACAGAGTTTTTTGTTGATAACGGACGTGTTCCCAGTGTTGGCAGTTTTCGCAGGGGTATTATTCTGAATGAAGAGAATTTATCGGATTTGGGCGATCGCTTTAACTTTCAATACACCAATACTGATGGAAGCAACACCTACGATCTGAGCTATACACTACCGTTTAATCCTCGCAACGGTACTTTTACAATAGCTGGAGGCATAACAGATACAGATGTCATTGAACCACCTTTTGATCGCATCGATATTACTGGTGACTCTTTTTACCTAGATTTTGGCGTTCGTCAGCCGATTTTTCAAACTCCCACCCAAGAGCTAGCACTAGGTTTAACCTTTTCTCGCCAACAAAGCCAAACCAAACTACAAGGGGAGGATTTCCCATTATCTGCGGGTGCAGAAGACAATGGAGAAACGCGCATCTCTGCACTGCGATTTATCCAGGAATATACACAGCGCAGTCCGCAACAAGTTTTTGCTGTGCGATCGCAACTTAGTTTAGGAGTTGGTTGGTTTAATGCCACTGTGAACGAAGATCCTCCTGATAGTCGCTATTTCTCTTGGCGCGGACAAGGACAGTATGTACGATTGCTAGCACCAGATACTTTATTAGTATTGCGCTCAGATTTGCAGCTAGCAACTAGACCCCTCGTACCATTAGAACAATTTGCAATAGGAGGGCTGCAAAGCGTTCGTGGTTATCGACAAGACAGACTTTTGACCGATAGCGGCTTTTTTACCTCAGCAGAAGTTAGGTTTCCTGTGTTGCGAGTGAATGAAGTCCAAGGGCTACTACAAGTAGTACCCTTTGTGGATTTTGGTGTGGGCTGGAACAGTTCCGATAGTCCTAGTCCCGATCCAGATCCCAATACATTAATCGGTGCAGGCGTGGGATTACTGTGGCAAATGGGTAATAATTTTAACGCCCGTATTGACTACGGCATTCCTCTTGTCAGTGCAGACGACAGCGATCGAACTTTACAAGAACAAGGATTGTATTTTTCCATTAATTACAGTCCTTTTTAG